Proteins found in one Limnobaculum xujianqingii genomic segment:
- a CDS encoding nucleoside recognition domain-containing protein, with the protein MSHWLTDWIVPLLSTIDFTTLNGSFGKVLTGVSQVDDALKATNGTYRGTGGSGAMEGFLFAFGLIPSVMFALAMINVLEHYGALNAARKLLSVILRPLLGIPGVTGLAIIGSLQSTDVGASLTRALADEQKINAKEKEVLTMFQFSGGVMITNFFSSGAVLFTLVLASGELAVPTTIGACIGVIFIMKIVGANIMRLYLTTFPDKDEQEQQPSSTATEK; encoded by the coding sequence TTGTCTCACTGGTTAACGGATTGGATTGTTCCATTGTTATCAACCATTGATTTCACTACTCTCAACGGCTCATTTGGTAAAGTGTTAACCGGAGTTAGTCAGGTAGATGATGCACTAAAAGCAACCAATGGTACTTATCGTGGTACTGGCGGTAGCGGTGCAATGGAAGGTTTCCTGTTTGCCTTTGGTCTGATCCCTTCAGTCATGTTTGCTTTGGCCATGATCAATGTTCTGGAACACTACGGTGCTCTGAACGCAGCACGTAAGTTATTAAGCGTTATTTTACGCCCTCTTCTGGGCATTCCTGGTGTTACTGGTCTGGCTATTATTGGTAGCCTGCAAAGTACAGACGTTGGTGCGTCACTGACTCGCGCTCTGGCTGATGAACAAAAAATCAATGCCAAAGAAAAAGAAGTGTTAACCATGTTCCAGTTTTCTGGCGGAGTAATGATTACTAACTTTTTCTCTTCTGGTGCCGTTTTATTCACTCTGGTCCTGGCATCTGGTGAACTCGCCGTTCCAACCACGATTGGAGCCTGTATTGGCGTTATTTTCATTATGAAAATTGTTGGTGCCAATATCATGCGTCTTTATCTGACGACTTTCCCGGATAAA
- a CDS encoding basic amino acid ABC transporter substrate-binding protein, translated as MFKRLSVFGVCLAAALCTLPVANAAEPTYVVGSGGTYRPFEFENSKKELEGFDIDIISAIAKAENFNIKLVNTPWEGIFATLGSGDRDIIISGITITDKRKQMVDFSAPYFPAEQAIVIPKGKDIKSIAELKPLKVGVVNSSTGDIVVSEVLGKNSTSIKRFDNTPLMLQELYEDGIDAAVGDVGVAKFYIKNHPEKEFSLVADDKFERQFFGIAVAKGNEELRNKINSGLKKIIADGTYATIYQKWFDSNVPVLPAE; from the coding sequence ATGTTTAAACGTCTTTCTGTTTTTGGTGTATGCCTGGCAGCAGCCCTGTGTACACTACCTGTTGCCAATGCAGCAGAACCAACCTACGTCGTAGGTTCTGGTGGTACATATCGTCCTTTCGAATTCGAAAATAGTAAAAAAGAGCTGGAAGGATTTGATATCGATATCATCAGTGCGATTGCTAAAGCTGAGAACTTCAATATCAAATTAGTGAATACACCGTGGGAAGGGATCTTCGCCACATTAGGTAGTGGCGATCGTGACATCATTATTTCTGGTATCACTATTACCGATAAGCGTAAGCAAATGGTTGATTTCTCAGCACCATACTTCCCCGCAGAGCAAGCTATCGTGATACCAAAAGGTAAAGATATTAAGTCTATTGCTGAACTGAAGCCGCTGAAAGTGGGCGTAGTTAACTCCAGTACCGGCGATATCGTGGTATCCGAAGTATTGGGTAAGAACAGCACTTCAATTAAACGTTTTGACAATACTCCTCTGATGCTGCAAGAACTGTATGAAGATGGTATTGATGCCGCGGTTGGTGATGTTGGTGTTGCTAAGTTCTATATCAAAAACCATCCGGAAAAAGAGTTCTCTCTGGTTGCTGATGACAAATTTGAGCGTCAATTCTTTGGTATTGCAGTGGCTAAAGGTAACGAAGAGTTACGTAATAAGATTAATTCCGGTCTGAAGAAAATCATTGCTGATGGTACTTACGCTACCATCTATCAGAAGTGGTTTGACAGCAACGTACCGGTATTACCTGCCGAGTAA
- a CDS encoding amino acid ABC transporter permease: MSGFRWEIIQEYAPLFAEGAWMTIKCTIICVILGVTWGLILGLGGTAQAPHNRGLNRLLHIFVQWPVKIYVSAFRGTPLFVQIMVVHFALIPLLINPRDGLLVSSGIMSVDFARMLRSEYGAFLSCVVAITLNAGAYVSEIFRAGIQSIDRGQMEAARSLGMSYGKTMRKIILPQAFRRMLPPLGNNAIAIVKDSSLASAIGLADLAYAARTVSGAYASYWEPYLTISIVYWVITFLLSLMVRHMEKRLGRSD, encoded by the coding sequence ATGTCAGGATTTCGCTGGGAGATAATCCAGGAGTATGCCCCGCTGTTTGCCGAGGGCGCATGGATGACCATCAAATGTACCATCATCTGTGTGATACTGGGCGTAACCTGGGGATTAATTCTCGGGTTGGGTGGCACGGCACAGGCACCTCACAATCGCGGTTTGAACCGTTTACTGCATATTTTCGTACAGTGGCCGGTTAAGATTTATGTCAGTGCTTTTCGCGGTACGCCACTGTTTGTTCAGATCATGGTGGTGCACTTTGCCCTGATCCCTCTGCTGATCAATCCTCGTGATGGTTTACTGGTCAGCAGCGGCATCATGTCGGTGGATTTTGCCCGTATGTTGCGGTCAGAATACGGTGCGTTTCTCTCCTGTGTTGTCGCCATTACCCTTAATGCAGGAGCTTATGTTTCCGAGATTTTCCGCGCCGGTATTCAGTCTATCGACCGTGGACAGATGGAAGCGGCTCGCTCGCTGGGAATGAGCTACGGTAAAACCATGCGTAAGATTATTCTTCCGCAGGCGTTTCGTCGTATGCTGCCACCGCTGGGTAACAACGCCATTGCGATTGTTAAAGACTCTTCTCTGGCATCCGCCATCGGACTTGCCGATTTGGCCTATGCCGCCCGTACTGTTTCTGGCGCCTATGCCAGCTACTGGGAACCCTATCTGACAATCTCTATTGTTTATTGGGTGATTACATTCTTACTTTCGCTGATGGTAAGGCATATGGAAAAGAGGTTAGGCCGAAGTGATTAA
- a CDS encoding amino acid ABC transporter ATP-binding protein produces the protein MIKIRNLQKQFDKTHVLRGISCDIAANEVVCIIGPSGSGKSTFLRCMNALEEMSGGEITIDGYEVHDRKTDLNKLRESVGMVFQRFNLFPHMTVLENLILAPMDVKKLSKSEAIKRAEQLLQKVGLIDKIDAYPSQLSGGQQRVAIARALAMEPKVMLFDEPTSALDPELVGEVLAVMKALAHEGMTMVVVTHEMGFARDVADRVIFIDQGIIQEEDVPEKLFTAPSNDRTKAFLSKVLAV, from the coding sequence GTGATTAAGATTCGTAATTTACAAAAACAGTTTGATAAAACTCACGTTTTACGCGGTATCTCCTGCGATATTGCCGCTAATGAAGTGGTATGTATCATCGGTCCTTCAGGCTCAGGTAAAAGCACTTTTCTACGCTGTATGAACGCACTGGAAGAGATGAGCGGTGGTGAAATTACCATTGATGGTTATGAGGTTCATGACCGTAAGACCGACTTAAATAAGCTGCGTGAAAGCGTAGGGATGGTGTTCCAGCGTTTTAATCTGTTTCCTCACATGACGGTACTGGAAAATCTGATTCTGGCGCCGATGGATGTGAAAAAGCTGTCTAAATCAGAAGCGATAAAACGTGCTGAGCAACTGCTGCAAAAAGTAGGACTGATCGATAAAATTGATGCTTACCCAAGCCAGCTATCTGGCGGGCAGCAGCGTGTGGCAATTGCTCGTGCGCTGGCGATGGAACCAAAAGTGATGCTATTTGATGAACCCACTTCAGCCCTCGATCCTGAGCTGGTGGGGGAAGTACTGGCAGTGATGAAAGCACTGGCCCATGAAGGTATGACTATGGTGGTGGTAACCCACGAGATGGGATTTGCCAGAGATGTTGCCGACAGGGTTATCTTTATCGATCAGGGGATTATTCAGGAAGAAGATGTTCCGGAGAAGCTGTTTACGGCACCGTCGAATGACAGGACTAAGGCTTTTTTGAGTAAAGTTTTAGCGGTTTGA